From the genome of Natrinema marinum:
ACGGCTCGTCAACCGATCTGACCGCTTCGGTCGACCGGTTCATCCAGTCGATGAGCCAGGAGAACATCACGCCCGACGAACTCCAGTCGGGGCTGCCGCCGGTCCGCACGCTCGAGCTCTGTAGCGAGTTCGTCCTCTGGCTCGAGCGGACCGCCGGCGACGAGCTCTCGTTCGACAACGAGGCGCTCCGGTTCTTCAACCGGGACGAACACCTCGAGACCGCCCGCGAATCGCTGATCGACTACGGCAAACTCCTCGAGTACTGCCGGGAGAAGATCGCGGAGGCGCCGGCGGCCTTCCGCGAGGACGACGTAGTCCGGGACGTCGACCGTTATCTGCGGGCGCTTCAGGGCTGCGTGACGAACGCGATCGAGACGCTCTCGCTGGACGAGCCGACCACGAAACACCTGCCACGGGCGCTGTTCGGCAACGAGATCTGGGGCCGGGCGACGGACCGTATCGAACAGACCCCGTTCGGCCGGCTGAAGCGTTACATCGAGTTCCTCCGGCTGGCTCGCCACTACGCCGACGTCTACGCGGACTACCACGCACACCTCGAGAGCGAGCGGGCGCTTGACTTCGACGAGCTGGTGCGGACGGCGACCGGCCTGTTGACCGATGAGACGATCGCGGACGAGATCACGGGTCAGTGGACGCAGGTCTACTGTGACGAGTTCCAGGACACCGACGGGACCCAGTTCGAACTCCTGACCGAACTCACGGACGGCCCCGATCGGCCCGACCTGCTCGCGATCGGCGACAAAGACCAGGCGATCTACGGCTGGCGCGGCACCGACCGCGAAGGACTCGATCGGCTGGCCGACGCCTACGACGATCACGAGGCGATCGAACTCGAGTTGAACTTCCGGTCGCGACAGGAGATTCTGGACCTGACCAACGCCTGTGACTACGGCCCCCAGTCCTCGAAGACGCTGCGGGAGGACGGCCGGACGGCCGGGACCTACGACGGAGACGACCCGCCGGACCGCGTGGTCAAGATCGAGAGCGACGCGGTGGCCCGGACGACGCCCGAGCAGGTCGCGACGACGGTCTCGCGGCTGTTGAACGGCGCGGCTGCGAACGTCCCACAGCGGTCGCTCGGCGACATCGCGGTCATCGTCCGGACCAACCGCCACGCGCAGGCGGTCGCGGACGAACTCCGGGAGCGACAGATTCCCCACGAGATTTCGGGCTCGCCGCGCGGCGAGGTCTCGCCCGGAATGGAGACCGTGCTGTCGTATCTGCGCGTCCTCGTCGACCCGGACGCGGACGCCCACCTCCGTCGCGTCCTGCTCTACCGCTACCGGTTCACCGAGGGAGATCTGGCGACGCTCCAGCGACGCGACGGATCGCTGCGCGACGCGGTCGCGACCGTCGATCCGACGACGCTCGAGCGACCCGACCGGCTCGAGCAGGTCCGGGGCCACCTCGAGACGCTCGAGCGCTTTCGCGACATCTACCCGCTCACGGGGTTCGTCCGCCGGTTCCGCGAGCTGACGCGGATCGAGTGGTTCTGTACTGACGAAGAGCGCGCCGCGTTCGACCGACTCGAGCGCTTCGTCGAAACCTACGACACCGACGGCGTCGTGCAGGGGCTCTCGTCCGAGTTCGTCGACGCGCTCGCCCAGACGCTGCAAAGCGGCGGCAGCGGCCGGACCCGCGGCACGCGTTCCGACGACAGCGTCGACGTGATGACGGTCCACCAGGCGAAGGGCCTCGAGTTCGACACCGTCCTCGTCCCGTACCTCTCGGACGAGGAGTGGTGCGTCGACGGCGACTACGCCGAACGGGCGCGCTACCGGCTGCTCGCCGCGGCGCTCGACGGGGACGTGGAGTCGCCGCTGCTGGCCGATCTGGCGACTGAGACGGTCGCCGAGGAGTGGCGGGTGCTCCACGTCGCGCTCACGCGCGCCGAGAACCACCTGTTCCTCTTCGGCTCGGAGTACGCGTACGACGCCGACGACAAACTCGCGGCGTCGACCGCCGACGCCTGCCTGGCAAGCGAGATCGAGTGGTCGGTCGCCGGCCGGCGGATGGACCTCTGGTCGTCGCTGACCGAGAGCTTCCAGCGAGTGCGGGAAACCTACCCCGAGACGGTCGTCGACCGAACCGACGAACTCGCCGCCTCGGCCGGCGAACGCCCGGGGACCATCACCTATTACGCCGGCTACGAAGACCGAACGGTCGAACCGCTCGAGACCCGCGAAGCGATCGAGACCGTGCATCGACTGGGCCGGTTGCTCCGCGACGGGACGCTGCTGCCGGCAGCCGACGCGGCGAGTTACGGCGGCGAACTCGGCGGGGCCGATACCGAGTCGACGCTTCGAATTCCCGGCGGCCGCCACCCGTCCGCGCTGACGACCGACACCGTTCGTTTCCCGGTCGATGCGCTCGCAGACGCGGCCGAGCTTCCGGTCGCGATGCGCCACAGCTACTCCGCGATGGACACTCACGAGACCTGTCCGCGGAAACACTACCTCGATCACGTCGTCCGGGCGCTCGACGATCCGCTCGAGGCGACAGCGACGAACGGGGGCGCGACGCCGCCGACCGAGGCGAACGGCGGGACGGCCGAGAGAGGCAGCAATCCGACGGCGGCCGACGGCGAGCCCGTCGACTCGTCGTCCCGACTCGTCGGCACCGTCTTCCACGACGTCGCTGAGGAGGCCTTCCACCGCGAGTACCGCACTCGAGACGCGTGGCGCGAGGCCGCCGTCCGACAGCTCACCGCGCGCGATCTGCTCGAGCACCGTGATCCCGTCCTCGCCTGCGTCGACCGCTACTTCGAGGCGACCGCAGCCGCCTTCGACCCGCCGGTCGCCGACTGGGAGCCGCTGGCTGCAGAGTTACCGTTCTCGCTCGATGATGTCGCTGGCGTGACGGGTGACGTGGTCGGCTACGTCGATTCGATCCGGCGGCTTCCAGACGGTGGGCTCGCCGTCCTCGACTACAAGGCCACCGCCGAGCGGATCGAGCCCGACGACGCCGTTCAACTGTCGCTGTATCTGCGGGCCTGCGAGGACCGCTTCGACGAGCCGGTCGCGGCCGCCGGCTACGTCTACGTTGGCGCTGTCAATGGGGGCGACGGCCATCGAGTCGACCTGTTCGATCCCGCGGCCCTGCCGTCGTGGGAATCGGTCCTCGAGACGCTCGAGGCGGTCGACGAGCCGTCGTTTTCGGAGACGACGACGGGCGAGCACTGTCGGCACTGTCCCCACCGGTCGCTGGGCTGTGGGCCGGACGCGCACGCGCCCAAGGACGGCTTGTCAACTGACAGCTGAGTAGAAGAGGGCGACCCTCGGTGGGAGTTGCGCGACCGGTGGCGGTCGCCAGGACGGGCGATCACCGGCTCCAGTCGAACCGCTCCGGGTCGCGCGCCGCGAGCGCCGTCCGGACCGCGGCGACGTTCTCGGCCGCATCGTGGACACGAACGATGTCGGCCCCGCGGTCGGCCGCCAGCGCGGTGGCCGCGACGGTCGCCTCGAGTCGGTCGCCGGCCTCGCGACCGATCTTCGCGAACATGGACTTGTGGGAGTGCCCGAAGAGGACGGGACAGCCCAGCGCGTGGAACTCGTCGATCCGATCGAGGATCTCGAAGTTCTCGCTCGCCGATTTGCCGAAGCCGATGCCTGGGTCGACGACGATCTGCTCGCGGTCGAGGCCGGCCTTCTCGGCCAGCAACACTCGTTCGGAGAGTTGATCGATCACGTCCGCGACGACGTCGTCGTACTCGATCTCGCGGTCGGGGACGACCGGCGCGTCGATGCTGTGCATCACGACCAGCCCCGCGTCGTGGTCGGCGGCGACGAAGCGCATTTCGGGGTCCTCGAGCCCCGAGACATCGTTGACGATGTCCGCGCCGGCCGCGAGCGCCGCGTCGGCGACGGCGGCCCGGCGGGTGTCGACCGAGAGCAGCGCGTCCAGGTCGGCGAGCCGTTCGATCACGGGGACGACCCGCTCGAGTTCCTCCTCGACCGAGACGGGGTCCGCACCCGGCCGCGTGGATTCCCCGCCGACGTCGATCACGTCCGCGCCGGCCGCGACCATCTCCTCGGCGCGGGCGACGGCGTCCTCGAGGGCGTCGTACTGACCGCCGTCGTGGAAGCTGTCGGGCGTGACGTTCAGGATACCCATCACGGCCGTCCCGTCGGTCCACGGGTAGCCGTTCGCGGCCGACGGGCTGGACGAGCGAGCCGCGGCACTGCCGCCCGCCGCTGAGGCTCCGCTGTCGGTCGCCGGCTCGTCGCCGATGCCGGCCTCGAGTTCGAGCGTGTCGCGCAACTCGCGAGCCACGTCCGTCAGCCCGTGTGGTCGGGAACGGGTCTCGAGGGCCTCGACGAGGGCCTCGAACTGCGCGAGCGTCCCCATCAGGACGGCGTCGACGGCCTCGTCGTCGCGCTCGAGGCCGGAGAGGGCGCACTCCCCGCCAAGTCGTAGCAGTTCCTCCTTCAGGACGGTCGCCTGTCGATCCCGGAGCGCCGTCCGGACGACGCGGTGGACGGCGTCGCCGTCGAGTCGTTCGACGTCGCCGGGGGTGACGTTCGCCTCCGCGAGCGCGTCGCGGGCGTCGGCCAGATCGCGGACGCGCTTGGGTACGTCGGTGCGGGTCCACCGTGAGCGGGCTTCCGCGACCGCGAACAGCGAGCCGGTGACGAGGACGCAGTCGTCGTCTCCGGCGGCCTCGAGGGCCGTTGCGAGGGCGTCCTGCACTGCGGCCTCGGTTTGGACCGTCCCGGCCCCGGCGTCGGCGAACGCCTCGGCGAGGACGGCTCGGTCCTCGGCGCGGTCGAGCGTCGGTTCGGTGGTCACGACCGTGTCCGCCGTCGGCAGCGCGGCGGCCATCGCGCGGTGAGCCTTGTCGTGCATCGCGCCGAAGACGAGGTGGAGGTCGTCGTACTCGTACGTCTCGAGCGTCTCGGCGAGTCCCTCGCAGGCCCCCGGGTTGTGCGCGCCGTCCAAGACGACCAGCGGCTCGGTGTCCATCACCTCGAACCGGCCCGGCCAGTGGGCGCTTCGCAGCCCGCGCTCGAGGTCGGCATCGGAGACGCCGCCGACCTGCCGGGCGAGCGCTGCGGCGATACCGGCGTTCGTGGCCTGATGCTCGCCGAGCAACGGAATCCGCGTCTCGAGGGACCAGTCGTCGGCCGCGATCTCGACCGCGGCCTCGGTGTGGTTCGTCCGCCCGCGGTAGGCGACGCGGACGTCCGGCCGTGACCGTGTGTCGTCGGTTCCGTCGGCCTCGCTCGCCTCGGCCGTGTCCGTCGCCGTCCCGACCGTTATCGCGTCGCCGGCCACCTCGCGGACCGACGCGAGCGCGTCGCCGGTCGCGCCGGTCACCAGCGGTGCGCCATCGGGAGCGACATGGGCCTTATCGCGGGCGATCTCTTCGACGGTGTCGCCGAGGATGCCCGTGTGCTCCAGGGTGACGCTCGTCACCGCGCTCGCTACGGGGTCGACGACGCTCGTGGCGTCGTACTTCCCGCCGATACCGACCTCGAGAACGGCGATATCGACATCCTCGCGGCCGAACTGCCACAGCGCCATCGCGGTCATCGTCTCGAAGAAGGTCGGGGATTCGCCGTCGGCTGCCCGTTCCGTGATATACTCGCGAACGGCATCGACGTACTCGCGGACGGCCCCGCGGGGGATCTTCCGCCCGTCGACCCGAACCCGCTCGCGGAGATCTTCGAGGTGGGGCGAGGTGTAGAGGCCGACGGAGTAGCCGGCTTCCCGCAGGGTCCGCTCGAGCATGCGCGCCGTGCTCCCCTTCCCGTTGGAGCCGGCGATCTGAACGAAATCGACGCCGGCGTGTGGGTTCTCGAGGTGGGCCAGCAGCCGGGCCGTCGACTCGGTGCCCGGCTTCGGGCGGAACCGCCGGAGATCGAATAAAAAGTCCGCCGCCTCGTGATACTCCATACGAACCCAACCGTGCTCGATCGTTTTAGAGTATTCCGTTCGCAGTCGTCGCCAAAACGACGCTCACTCCGCGGGCCGTTCTCGGAGCCCTTCCTCGTCGGGGTCGCGGGTGATGTCGAGGAAGGCTTCCTCTAGGCTGCGGGCTTCGCCGGTCTCGGCGCGAGACTTGAGGCGTGCGGGATCGTCCTCGGCGACGAGTTTCCCGTCGTGGAGAACGCCGATTTCGTCGGCCA
Proteins encoded in this window:
- the folP gene encoding dihydropteroate synthase — protein: MEYHEAADFLFDLRRFRPKPGTESTARLLAHLENPHAGVDFVQIAGSNGKGSTARMLERTLREAGYSVGLYTSPHLEDLRERVRVDGRKIPRGAVREYVDAVREYITERAADGESPTFFETMTAMALWQFGREDVDIAVLEVGIGGKYDATSVVDPVASAVTSVTLEHTGILGDTVEEIARDKAHVAPDGAPLVTGATGDALASVREVAGDAITVGTATDTAEASEADGTDDTRSRPDVRVAYRGRTNHTEAAVEIAADDWSLETRIPLLGEHQATNAGIAAALARQVGGVSDADLERGLRSAHWPGRFEVMDTEPLVVLDGAHNPGACEGLAETLETYEYDDLHLVFGAMHDKAHRAMAAALPTADTVVTTEPTLDRAEDRAVLAEAFADAGAGTVQTEAAVQDALATALEAAGDDDCVLVTGSLFAVAEARSRWTRTDVPKRVRDLADARDALAEANVTPGDVERLDGDAVHRVVRTALRDRQATVLKEELLRLGGECALSGLERDDEAVDAVLMGTLAQFEALVEALETRSRPHGLTDVARELRDTLELEAGIGDEPATDSGASAAGGSAAARSSSPSAANGYPWTDGTAVMGILNVTPDSFHDGGQYDALEDAVARAEEMVAAGADVIDVGGESTRPGADPVSVEEELERVVPVIERLADLDALLSVDTRRAAVADAALAAGADIVNDVSGLEDPEMRFVAADHDAGLVVMHSIDAPVVPDREIEYDDVVADVIDQLSERVLLAEKAGLDREQIVVDPGIGFGKSASENFEILDRIDEFHALGCPVLFGHSHKSMFAKIGREAGDRLEATVAATALAADRGADIVRVHDAAENVAAVRTALAARDPERFDWSR
- a CDS encoding UvrD-helicase domain-containing protein, coding for MAEEPQRGNGDGLAAAADVDPKGNQHAVIDSAAACTSVDAGAGTGKTTTMLVRLERAIERGAVDPDDVLVLTFANEAAASIRTAVAERLESDNAAAIDVYTYHSFCYRLVREYAYYLGYSPEFDVVTERTRRRIVGRLLAERDYDFADASARTDGSSTDLTASVDRFIQSMSQENITPDELQSGLPPVRTLELCSEFVLWLERTAGDELSFDNEALRFFNRDEHLETARESLIDYGKLLEYCREKIAEAPAAFREDDVVRDVDRYLRALQGCVTNAIETLSLDEPTTKHLPRALFGNEIWGRATDRIEQTPFGRLKRYIEFLRLARHYADVYADYHAHLESERALDFDELVRTATGLLTDETIADEITGQWTQVYCDEFQDTDGTQFELLTELTDGPDRPDLLAIGDKDQAIYGWRGTDREGLDRLADAYDDHEAIELELNFRSRQEILDLTNACDYGPQSSKTLREDGRTAGTYDGDDPPDRVVKIESDAVARTTPEQVATTVSRLLNGAAANVPQRSLGDIAVIVRTNRHAQAVADELRERQIPHEISGSPRGEVSPGMETVLSYLRVLVDPDADAHLRRVLLYRYRFTEGDLATLQRRDGSLRDAVATVDPTTLERPDRLEQVRGHLETLERFRDIYPLTGFVRRFRELTRIEWFCTDEERAAFDRLERFVETYDTDGVVQGLSSEFVDALAQTLQSGGSGRTRGTRSDDSVDVMTVHQAKGLEFDTVLVPYLSDEEWCVDGDYAERARYRLLAAALDGDVESPLLADLATETVAEEWRVLHVALTRAENHLFLFGSEYAYDADDKLAASTADACLASEIEWSVAGRRMDLWSSLTESFQRVRETYPETVVDRTDELAASAGERPGTITYYAGYEDRTVEPLETREAIETVHRLGRLLRDGTLLPAADAASYGGELGGADTESTLRIPGGRHPSALTTDTVRFPVDALADAAELPVAMRHSYSAMDTHETCPRKHYLDHVVRALDDPLEATATNGGATPPTEANGGTAERGSNPTAADGEPVDSSSRLVGTVFHDVAEEAFHREYRTRDAWREAAVRQLTARDLLEHRDPVLACVDRYFEATAAAFDPPVADWEPLAAELPFSLDDVAGVTGDVVGYVDSIRRLPDGGLAVLDYKATAERIEPDDAVQLSLYLRACEDRFDEPVAAAGYVYVGAVNGGDGHRVDLFDPAALPSWESVLETLEAVDEPSFSETTTGEHCRHCPHRSLGCGPDAHAPKDGLSTDS